A window from Megalobrama amblycephala isolate DHTTF-2021 linkage group LG9, ASM1881202v1, whole genome shotgun sequence encodes these proteins:
- the LOC125275555 gene encoding small integral membrane protein 32-like: MLRQVLLNSTAAARDFDLMTNTHTSAPMNVSHGPVSVSALLKPTGRGSALREGEPDKPDLATYVVMCLVLFLLVLLIVFFINCQLRNSFFASMPYDRSLREARSSYK; encoded by the coding sequence ATGCTGAGGCAGGTGCTGTTGAACTCCACGGCAGCGGCGCGAGACTTCGACCTGATGACCAACACGCACACGTCGGCACCGATGAACGTGTCCCACGGGCCCGTGAGCGTGTCGGCCCTCCTGAAGCCCACGGGCCGCGGGAGCGCGCTCCGAGAGGGCGAGCCCGACAAACCTGACCTGGCCACGTACGTGGTGATGTGTCTGGTGCTTTTcctgctggtccttctcatcgTGTTCTTCATCAACTGTCAGCTGAGGAACTCTTTCTTTGCATCCATGCCTTACGACCGCTCACTGCGAGAGGCCCGCAGCTCCTACAAATGA